A single region of the Mycobacterium avium subsp. avium genome encodes:
- a CDS encoding PPE family protein, whose translation MDFGFLPPEVNSARMYAGPGSGSLLAAAGSWDSLAAELSITAAVYESVLGGLTGLYWHGPASRAMAAGAAPYVGWLHTTAERAQQTATQARAAAAAYELAHAMTVPPAAVAANRTQLAALVATNFFGQNTAAIAATEAQYAEYWAQDAAAMYAYSASSAAAAQFSPFASPRRTTDPGGVTAQQAAVAAAETGSTGTDSGAQVIPPTAGGSEIPLDFRILDTILGAQTTFRSIFTTEGIPAGIIQADENLGILPNLATVPAALPRTPALSASPTGLGRIDAVLARAARIGPMSVPAGWTAATGNPVAAAPVTGWSEPSAADARPGVTAPGLPGIPGATLRRAALVVPRYGVRITVMARPPAAG comes from the coding sequence ATGGATTTCGGCTTCCTTCCGCCAGAGGTGAACTCTGCCCGGATGTATGCCGGCCCCGGGTCGGGTTCGCTGTTGGCCGCCGCGGGGAGCTGGGACTCGTTGGCGGCGGAGTTGAGCATCACGGCCGCGGTGTACGAATCGGTGCTCGGCGGCCTGACGGGCCTGTACTGGCACGGGCCCGCGTCCCGGGCGATGGCGGCCGGCGCCGCCCCCTACGTGGGCTGGCTGCACACGACCGCCGAACGGGCACAGCAGACCGCGACGCAGGCCCGCGCCGCCGCGGCGGCCTACGAACTGGCGCATGCCATGACGGTGCCCCCCGCCGCCGTCGCGGCCAACCGCACCCAGCTGGCGGCGCTGGTGGCGACGAACTTCTTCGGCCAGAACACCGCGGCCATCGCGGCCACCGAAGCGCAGTACGCCGAATACTGGGCCCAGGACGCCGCCGCGATGTATGCCTACTCGGCCAGTTCTGCTGCGGCAGCGCAGTTTTCGCCGTTCGCCTCGCCCCGCCGCACCACCGACCCGGGCGGGGTGACGGCCCAGCAGGCCGCCGTCGCCGCGGCCGAGACCGGCAGCACCGGCACGGATTCGGGGGCGCAGGTGATCCCCCCGACAGCCGGGGGCTCAGAAATCCCGCTCGATTTCCGGATCCTGGACACCATCCTGGGAGCCCAGACCACGTTCAGGTCGATCTTCACCACCGAGGGGATCCCGGCCGGAATCATCCAGGCCGACGAGAACTTGGGCATTCTGCCCAATCTCGCGACGGTTCCGGCCGCACTCCCCCGGACACCCGCGCTGAGCGCCTCGCCGACCGGGCTGGGCAGAATCGACGCGGTGCTGGCCCGGGCCGCACGGATCGGCCCGATGTCGGTGCCCGCCGGCTGGACCGCCGCGACGGGCAATCCCGTTGCCGCAGCGCCGGTCACCGGCTGGTCCGAGCCGAGCGCGGCCGACGCGCGTCCCGGTGTGACCGCGCCCGGTCTTCCCGGGATACCGGGCGCCACGCTCAGACGCGCGGCGCTGGTGGTGCCCCGCTACGGCGTGCGGATCACGGTCATGGCCCGCCCGCCCGCTGCCGGCTGA
- a CDS encoding PPE family protein, translating to MDWAFLPPEINSARMYTGAGAASLLAAAGSWDALSAELTATADGYESVLSGLGLQWHGPAADAMAFAAARYLTWLRATAEQTKQTAMQARTAAAAYEQAYAMTVPPPVIAANRTLLASLVATNIMGQNTAAIADTEAQYADFWAQDTAAMAGYSASSTAATQLPRFASANNSTNESGVTAQNAAVTAANANAAANKAVTQSFSPLADNPPGTTINNYYVDASSTSAANSNAFRVLDVIQGTGLGFSAPYNMEQFVSGIIGAENNLGMLAKPGAAAANIAPALAAPALRGATAGLGGGLGGDLGNVTATLSHAGTIGPMSVPATWSAPTSTHVSPLAPAGFTTLPGTEEPMASGYPGYPGMPGGGAARSAGAGVPPRYGVRLTVMPRPPAAG from the coding sequence ATGGATTGGGCTTTTCTACCACCAGAAATCAACTCGGCCAGGATGTACACCGGCGCCGGCGCGGCCTCGCTGCTGGCGGCCGCGGGCAGCTGGGACGCGCTGTCGGCCGAGCTGACGGCCACCGCCGACGGGTACGAATCGGTGCTCTCCGGCCTGGGCCTGCAATGGCACGGACCGGCCGCCGACGCGATGGCCTTCGCGGCGGCCCGCTACCTGACCTGGCTGCGCGCGACCGCCGAGCAGACCAAACAGACCGCCATGCAGGCGCGCACCGCCGCGGCGGCCTACGAGCAGGCCTACGCGATGACGGTGCCGCCGCCGGTGATCGCCGCCAACCGCACTCTGCTGGCGTCGCTGGTGGCGACCAACATCATGGGCCAGAACACCGCGGCCATCGCGGACACCGAGGCGCAGTACGCCGACTTCTGGGCCCAGGACACCGCCGCCATGGCCGGCTACTCGGCGTCGTCGACGGCGGCAACGCAGCTGCCGCGGTTCGCCTCGGCGAACAATTCCACCAACGAGTCCGGGGTGACCGCCCAGAACGCCGCGGTGACCGCCGCCAACGCCAACGCCGCCGCGAACAAGGCTGTGACACAGTCGTTTTCGCCGCTCGCCGACAACCCGCCGGGGACGACGATCAACAACTACTACGTGGACGCATCGTCGACCAGCGCGGCCAACAGCAACGCCTTCCGGGTCCTCGACGTCATCCAGGGCACCGGGCTGGGCTTCAGCGCCCCCTACAACATGGAACAGTTCGTGTCCGGGATCATCGGGGCCGAGAACAACCTGGGCATGCTGGCCAAACCCGGTGCGGCCGCGGCCAATATCGCCCCGGCGCTCGCCGCGCCCGCGCTGCGCGGCGCCACCGCCGGCCTCGGCGGCGGCCTGGGCGGGGATCTGGGGAACGTCACCGCAACCCTGTCGCACGCCGGCACGATCGGGCCGATGTCGGTGCCGGCAACCTGGTCCGCTCCCACCAGCACGCATGTCTCGCCGTTGGCACCGGCCGGCTTCACCACGCTGCCGGGCACCGAGGAGCCGATGGCGTCGGGATATCCCGGCTACCCCGGCATGCCCGGCGGTGGCGCCGCGCGATCCGCCGGCGCGGGTGTCCCGCCCCGCTACGGCGTGCGGCTCACCGTGATGCCGCGCCCGCCGGCCGCCGGCTGA
- a CDS encoding slipin family protein produces MTTLVIALIGAGIVVLVVLGFWSLVVLREYERGVVFRMGHVRPLYGPGLRFLIPLLDKMIRVDQRLVTLTIPPQEVITRDNVPARVNAVVMFQVADPRKAILAVENYAVATSQIAQTTLRSLLGRADLDTLLAHREDLNNDLRTIIDKQTEPWGVQVHVVEIKDVEIPESMQRAMAREAEAERERRAKVINARGELQASEELREAAETLSKSPASLQLRYLQTLLELGADQNSTVVFPLPVDIITPFLRNPELLQGVVDNVGRPG; encoded by the coding sequence ATGACCACCTTGGTGATCGCGCTGATCGGCGCCGGGATCGTAGTGCTCGTCGTCCTGGGTTTCTGGTCGCTGGTGGTGCTGCGCGAATACGAACGCGGCGTGGTGTTCCGGATGGGGCATGTCCGCCCGCTCTACGGTCCCGGATTGCGGTTTCTGATTCCGCTGCTGGACAAGATGATTCGGGTCGACCAGCGGCTGGTGACACTGACCATCCCACCACAAGAGGTGATCACCCGCGACAACGTGCCGGCCCGGGTCAACGCGGTGGTGATGTTCCAGGTGGCCGATCCGCGCAAGGCGATTCTGGCGGTGGAGAACTACGCGGTCGCCACCTCGCAGATCGCCCAGACCACGCTGCGTTCGCTGCTCGGCCGGGCCGACCTGGACACGCTGCTGGCGCACCGCGAGGACCTCAACAACGACCTGCGCACCATCATCGACAAGCAGACCGAACCGTGGGGCGTGCAGGTGCACGTGGTGGAGATCAAGGACGTGGAGATCCCCGAGTCGATGCAACGGGCGATGGCCCGCGAGGCCGAAGCCGAACGCGAACGGCGCGCCAAGGTCATCAACGCGCGCGGCGAGCTGCAGGCGTCCGAGGAGCTGCGCGAGGCCGCCGAGACCCTGTCGAAGAGCCCGGCCTCGCTGCAGCTGCGCTACCTGCAGACGCTGCTGGAGTTGGGCGCCGACCAGAACTCGACGGTCGTCTTCCCGCTGCCGGTCGACATCATCACCCCCTTTCTGCGCAACCCGGAGCTGCTACAGGGCGTGGTCGACAACGTCGGCCGTCCCGGGTGA